The Rhizobium leguminosarum genome includes a region encoding these proteins:
- the xylF gene encoding D-xylose ABC transporter substrate-binding protein, which translates to MKSILKLMAGAAILVSVHTAAMAADLVVGVSWSNFQEERWKTDEAAIKKALEAKGAKYISADAQSSAAKQLTDVESLISQGANALIILAQDSDAIAPAIEKAAAEGIPVVGYDRLIENPAAFYITFDNKEVGRLQAEGVFKAKPEGNYVFIKGSSSDPNADFLFSGQQEVLKAAIDAGKIKNVGEAYTDGWLPENAQRNMEQFLTANNNKVDAVVASNDGTAGGAIAALDAQGLAGSVPVSGQDGDKAALNRIALGTQTVSVWKDSRELGQRAAEIALDLAGGKDMSKIDGAQAFKGGPKGVEMQSVFLKPLAITKENLNLVIDAGWISKAEACQGVKADTVAACK; encoded by the coding sequence ATGAAGTCTATTTTGAAATTGATGGCGGGTGCTGCCATCCTCGTTTCCGTGCATACCGCTGCCATGGCTGCCGATCTCGTCGTCGGTGTTTCCTGGTCGAATTTCCAGGAAGAACGCTGGAAGACGGACGAAGCCGCCATCAAGAAGGCTCTCGAAGCCAAGGGCGCCAAGTATATTTCCGCTGACGCGCAGTCTTCTGCCGCCAAGCAGTTGACCGACGTCGAATCGCTGATTTCGCAGGGCGCCAATGCGCTGATCATTCTCGCCCAGGATTCCGACGCCATCGCCCCGGCGATCGAAAAGGCCGCCGCCGAAGGCATCCCTGTCGTCGGCTACGACCGCCTGATCGAAAACCCGGCTGCCTTCTACATCACCTTCGACAACAAGGAAGTCGGCCGCCTCCAGGCTGAAGGCGTTTTCAAGGCCAAGCCGGAAGGCAACTACGTCTTCATCAAGGGCTCGTCTTCCGATCCGAATGCCGACTTCCTGTTCTCGGGCCAGCAGGAAGTCCTGAAGGCCGCCATCGACGCCGGCAAGATCAAGAATGTCGGCGAAGCATATACCGACGGCTGGCTGCCGGAGAACGCTCAGCGCAACATGGAGCAGTTCCTGACCGCCAACAACAACAAGGTTGACGCCGTCGTCGCCTCGAATGACGGCACCGCCGGTGGCGCCATCGCCGCTCTCGACGCACAGGGCCTCGCCGGCTCCGTTCCGGTCTCCGGTCAGGACGGCGACAAGGCGGCGTTGAACCGCATCGCTCTTGGCACCCAGACGGTTTCCGTCTGGAAGGACAGCCGCGAACTCGGCCAGCGCGCCGCCGAAATCGCTCTCGACCTCGCCGGCGGCAAGGACATGAGCAAGATCGATGGCGCCCAGGCATTCAAGGGCGGCCCGAAGGGCGTGGAAATGCAGTCAGTCTTCCTGAAGCCGCTTGCAATCACCAAGGAGAATCTGAACCTCGTCATCGACGCCGGCTGGATCTCCAAGGCTGAAGCCTGCCAGGGCGTGAAGGCCGACACAGTCGCTGCCTGCAAGTAA
- a CDS encoding sugar ABC transporter permease, which produces MAEMVKSTTSSGPRTAEASPVTRFFRATEIDTRLLGMIGALIIIWIGFHIITGGLFLTPRNLWNLSVQTTDIAIMTTGMVLIIVTRNIDLSVGSVLGLCGMIMGVTQAKILPEYIGFDSPFTWAITLLVGVAAGCLIGAFQGIIIAFLNVPSFIVTLGGLLVWRGATWLVTSGQTVAPMDQTFRIMGGGAEGSIGATWSWIVGIAACLFVVASIVGSRRQRRRFGFPRRPMWAEYFLATLSCVLILGAVWVANSYYWPINIAKKYAETNNIPWPETGLDIPYGIAVPVLIAIVVGIIMTFIATRLRFGRYVFAIGGNPEAAELAGIKTRWVTVRIFALMGILAAVAAAISTARLNAATNSQGTLDELYTIAAAVIGGTSLAGGTGTIAGAMLGALVMQSLQSGMVLAHVDTPLQSVVVGTVLVVAVWLDTVYRARAK; this is translated from the coding sequence ATGGCCGAAATGGTAAAATCAACGACATCAAGCGGGCCGCGAACGGCGGAAGCCAGTCCGGTAACCCGCTTCTTCCGCGCTACCGAGATCGACACGCGTCTGCTCGGCATGATCGGCGCGCTCATCATCATCTGGATCGGCTTCCACATCATCACCGGCGGCCTCTTCCTGACCCCGCGCAATCTCTGGAACCTCTCGGTTCAGACGACCGACATCGCCATTATGACGACGGGCATGGTGCTGATCATCGTCACCCGCAACATCGACCTTTCCGTGGGATCCGTGCTCGGCCTCTGCGGCATGATCATGGGCGTGACGCAGGCCAAGATCCTGCCGGAATATATCGGCTTCGACAGTCCCTTCACCTGGGCGATCACGCTGCTGGTCGGCGTGGCGGCAGGCTGCCTGATCGGCGCCTTCCAGGGCATTATCATCGCCTTCCTCAACGTCCCCTCCTTCATCGTCACCCTCGGCGGACTGCTCGTTTGGCGTGGCGCCACCTGGCTCGTCACCAGCGGCCAGACGGTTGCCCCCATGGACCAGACCTTCCGCATTATGGGCGGCGGCGCCGAGGGCTCGATCGGCGCTACCTGGAGCTGGATTGTCGGCATCGCCGCCTGCCTCTTCGTCGTAGCCAGCATCGTCGGCTCGCGCCGGCAGCGCCGCCGCTTCGGCTTTCCGCGCCGGCCGATGTGGGCTGAATATTTCCTCGCCACCTTGAGCTGCGTGCTGATCCTCGGCGCCGTTTGGGTCGCCAACAGCTATTACTGGCCGATCAACATCGCCAAGAAATATGCCGAGACCAACAATATTCCCTGGCCCGAAACCGGCCTGGATATTCCCTACGGCATCGCCGTGCCGGTCCTGATCGCCATCGTCGTCGGCATCATCATGACCTTCATCGCGACAAGGCTGCGCTTCGGCCGCTACGTCTTCGCGATCGGCGGCAACCCCGAGGCAGCCGAGCTCGCCGGCATCAAGACCCGCTGGGTCACCGTGCGCATCTTCGCGCTGATGGGCATTCTCGCAGCCGTCGCAGCGGCGATCTCCACCGCCCGCCTCAATGCCGCAACGAACTCGCAGGGTACGCTCGACGAGCTTTACACCATCGCCGCCGCCGTCATCGGCGGAACGTCGCTGGCAGGCGGTACCGGCACCATCGCCGGCGCCATGCTCGGTGCGCTCGTCATGCAGTCGCTGCAGTCAGGCATGGTGCTTGCGCATGTCGACACGCCGCTGCAGAGCGTCGTCGTCGGCACCGTCCTTGTCGTGGCGGTCTGGCTCGACACCGTCTATCGCGCCCGTGCCAAGTGA
- a CDS encoding ATP-binding cassette domain-containing protein, translating into MADQRTPLVELKNISISFGGIHAVDNASVDLYPGEVVALLGHNGAGKSTLIKILSGAYKRDGGEILINGEPADIRNPRDAKKYGIETIYQTLAVADNVDAAANLYLGRELKTRWGTLDDVAMEASAREVMGRLNPNFKRFKEPVKALSGGQRQSVAIARAILFNARILIMDEPTAALGPQETAQVGELIKQLKKEGIGIFLISHDIHDVFDLADRVSVMKNGQVVGHARTEDVTKDEVLGMIILGKVPPKAIPGPGAMQI; encoded by the coding sequence ATGGCTGATCAACGCACTCCCCTCGTGGAACTGAAAAACATCTCGATCTCCTTCGGCGGCATTCACGCCGTGGACAATGCCTCGGTCGATCTTTACCCCGGCGAAGTCGTGGCATTGCTCGGCCACAACGGCGCCGGCAAGTCGACGCTCATCAAGATCCTCTCCGGCGCCTATAAGCGCGATGGCGGCGAGATCCTGATCAACGGCGAGCCGGCCGACATCCGCAATCCGCGCGATGCCAAGAAATACGGCATCGAGACGATCTACCAGACGCTCGCCGTCGCCGACAATGTCGACGCCGCCGCCAACCTCTATCTCGGCCGCGAGCTGAAGACCCGCTGGGGCACGCTCGACGACGTGGCAATGGAAGCCTCGGCCCGCGAGGTGATGGGGCGGCTCAACCCCAACTTCAAGCGCTTCAAGGAGCCGGTGAAGGCGCTTTCGGGCGGCCAGCGGCAGTCGGTGGCGATCGCCCGTGCGATCCTCTTCAACGCCCGCATCCTGATCATGGACGAGCCGACGGCAGCGCTCGGCCCCCAGGAGACGGCGCAGGTGGGCGAGCTCATCAAGCAGCTGAAGAAGGAAGGCATCGGCATCTTCCTCATCAGCCACGACATCCACGACGTCTTCGACCTCGCCGACCGCGTCTCGGTGATGAAGAACGGCCAGGTCGTCGGCCACGCCCGCACCGAGGATGTGACCAAGGACGAAGTCCTCGGCATGATCATCCTCGGCAAGGTGCCGCCAAAAGCGATCCCCGGCCCCGGCGCCATGCAGATCTGA
- a CDS encoding IS481 family transposase: MPWRETSVMEERLRFVARLLEGEGMSDVCREFGISRKTGYKIFNRYKDEGLDALTDRSRRPVRYANQLPEPVTAMIVRLKKEKPYWGARKIRELLVKRLAGDVRIPATSTVHAVLDRHGLVSQARKRNRANKAVGTVLGEALAPNDLWCADFKGEFKLGNGRYCYPLTVTDQVSRYLLCCEAFESTREQGVFEAFRRLFAERGLPTAIRSDNGLPFASPNGLYNLSKLSVWWLRLGIGIERIKPGHPQQNGRHERMHLMLKKEATRPPGRTILQQQARFDDFIREFNEERPHEALNMRHPAEIYRPSDRLYTGLPEIEYPFHDRDVLVTNCGRICMHRKKINISTVMAGQKLGIKEVDNGIWLISFMHYDLGYIDLEQRTLQTIDNPFGTRLSPMS, translated from the coding sequence ATGCCGTGGAGAGAGACTTCGGTCATGGAGGAACGTCTTCGATTTGTCGCCCGGCTGCTTGAGGGCGAGGGTATGAGCGATGTTTGCCGGGAGTTCGGCATCTCGCGCAAGACCGGCTACAAGATCTTCAACCGTTACAAGGACGAAGGGCTTGATGCCCTGACGGACCGGTCGCGCCGACCGGTCCGTTATGCCAACCAGTTGCCCGAGCCAGTCACGGCGATGATCGTGCGACTGAAGAAGGAAAAACCATATTGGGGAGCACGCAAAATCCGGGAGCTTCTGGTCAAGCGGCTTGCAGGCGATGTGCGCATTCCCGCCACAAGCACCGTGCATGCCGTGCTCGACCGACACGGCCTTGTGAGCCAGGCCCGCAAGAGGAACCGGGCGAACAAGGCCGTGGGAACGGTGCTTGGTGAAGCGCTTGCTCCCAATGACCTCTGGTGCGCCGATTTCAAGGGAGAGTTCAAGCTCGGCAACGGACGCTACTGTTACCCCTTGACAGTCACCGACCAGGTATCACGCTACCTTCTCTGCTGCGAGGCCTTCGAATCGACCCGCGAGCAGGGCGTCTTCGAAGCCTTCCGCAGGCTCTTTGCCGAACGCGGGCTGCCCACCGCCATCCGCTCCGACAACGGTCTGCCCTTCGCCAGCCCCAATGGGCTCTACAATCTGTCGAAGCTGTCGGTCTGGTGGCTGAGGCTCGGCATCGGCATCGAGCGCATCAAACCCGGCCACCCGCAGCAGAACGGCCGCCACGAGCGCATGCATCTGATGTTGAAGAAGGAGGCCACCCGCCCGCCCGGCAGGACGATCCTCCAACAGCAGGCACGCTTCGATGACTTCATCCGCGAATTCAATGAGGAACGCCCACATGAGGCGCTGAACATGCGGCATCCGGCAGAGATTTATCGGCCGTCAGACCGCCTCTATACCGGCCTGCCCGAGATCGAATACCCCTTCCATGACCGCGACGTGCTGGTCACCAATTGTGGACGCATCTGTATGCACCGCAAGAAGATCAATATCTCAACCGTCATGGCCGGACAGAAACTCGGCATCAAAGAAGTCGATAACGGCATTTGGCTCATAAGCTTCATGCACTATGATCTGGGATATATCGACCTGGAGCAGAGAACCTTGCAAACCATCGACAACCCGTTCGGCACGAGGTTGTCACCTATGTCTTAG
- a CDS encoding GNAT family N-acetyltransferase: protein MELVIGRLPPTRVKEAVALLTRAFMPDPIFSYYFPEANRRAEVFRAFFNDVVRTHIRFGHVYAAMMDEKIVAAAVWRPPDAGQSTARDLRRQTLTENRVRAIDPKAAVALFEGFAGLESGHPAEPHWYLFFTGVEPEMQGSGIGSRLLAPVLENADRSRAPCYLETPFPRTHDFYRRLGFVIAVEGHPFAGAPTLWAMTRAPK from the coding sequence GTGGAACTGGTCATTGGTCGGCTGCCACCCACCAGAGTGAAAGAGGCAGTTGCCCTGCTGACGCGGGCATTCATGCCCGACCCGATCTTCTCGTATTACTTTCCTGAAGCCAACCGGCGCGCCGAGGTGTTCCGAGCCTTCTTTAACGATGTGGTGCGCACGCACATCAGGTTTGGGCACGTCTATGCGGCCATGATGGATGAGAAGATTGTGGCGGCGGCGGTCTGGCGGCCACCAGACGCTGGACAGTCGACCGCCAGGGACCTCAGGCGCCAAACGCTGACTGAAAACCGGGTACGTGCGATCGACCCAAAAGCTGCGGTCGCCCTATTCGAAGGCTTCGCTGGGCTCGAATCCGGGCATCCTGCCGAGCCGCATTGGTACCTTTTCTTCACCGGGGTTGAGCCTGAGATGCAAGGTAGCGGCATTGGATCTCGCCTGCTTGCCCCGGTATTGGAGAACGCCGACCGGTCGCGCGCGCCATGCTATTTGGAAACGCCCTTTCCGCGAACCCACGACTTCTATCGTCGGCTTGGCTTCGTAATCGCCGTGGAGGGGCATCCGTTTGCGGGGGCGCCCACGCTCTGGGCAATGACTCGGGCACCGAAATGA
- a CDS encoding LssY C-terminal domain-containing protein, whose translation MEQGRSSRGRWKSAAGVLAAVLLAYLLVCYLVMPELWIFRDRSTVADLSRMVTTTGDDIPGDPINVGVVGPKQQVIKAFAAAGWDPADRITLLSSVEIGLSVAFDRPDLDAPVSPLFFDGRKQDLAFEKPVGRSADERHHIRLWQTATVGADGQPLWLGSASFDRGVGVSHDTGQITHHIGPDLDAERELVIGDLKAAGQISMTYERAGVGATKDGRNGGGDPYFTDGRILVGVLRSAEKQ comes from the coding sequence ATGGAACAGGGGAGAAGCAGTCGAGGCAGATGGAAGTCGGCGGCGGGCGTTCTTGCCGCCGTCCTCCTGGCGTATCTGCTCGTCTGCTACCTGGTGATGCCGGAGCTTTGGATCTTCCGCGACCGGAGCACCGTTGCCGATCTCAGCCGGATGGTCACCACGACCGGCGACGACATTCCGGGCGACCCGATCAACGTCGGGGTCGTCGGCCCGAAGCAGCAGGTGATCAAGGCCTTCGCCGCCGCCGGCTGGGATCCCGCTGACAGGATAACGTTGCTCTCCTCGGTCGAAATCGGCCTGAGCGTGGCGTTTGATCGGCCGGATCTCGATGCACCCGTCAGCCCGCTGTTCTTCGACGGCCGGAAGCAGGATCTGGCTTTCGAAAAGCCTGTCGGACGAAGTGCGGACGAGCGCCACCACATACGCCTCTGGCAAACGGCGACCGTCGGCGCCGACGGCCAGCCTCTGTGGCTGGGCTCCGCCAGCTTCGACCGCGGCGTCGGCGTCAGCCACGACACCGGGCAGATCACCCACCATATCGGACCCGATCTCGACGCCGAGCGCGAACTGGTGATCGGCGACCTCAAGGCCGCCGGGCAGATCTCCATGACCTACGAGCGCGCAGGCGTCGGTGCGACAAAAGATGGTCGCAACGGCGGCGGCGATCCGTACTTCACCGACGGTCGAATCCTTGTAGGGGTGCTGAGATCGGCCGAAAAGCAATAG
- a CDS encoding OmpA family protein: MKSFRLATMLAAGLLLAPGHSFAQELSGPQVVRTLGRLQGGAPGIDIALLMEEAAASAGKGVAALPDWQKLSKLSQLIVEIDFENDSIAIEPKSYRTVGMIADALHHPNLRRYKFLVVGHTSSTGDAKHNLDLSQKRANAITEALSTTFAIAPDRLFAIGVGEEWLVDPSNPQAADNRRVQLVNLGLVK, encoded by the coding sequence ATGAAGAGCTTTCGACTTGCGACGATGCTTGCCGCCGGACTGCTGCTGGCACCCGGCCACTCGTTCGCCCAGGAACTGAGCGGTCCGCAGGTGGTGCGCACGCTCGGCAGATTGCAGGGAGGGGCTCCCGGCATCGACATTGCGTTGCTTATGGAAGAAGCGGCGGCGAGCGCAGGCAAGGGCGTCGCCGCGCTTCCCGACTGGCAGAAACTCTCGAAGCTGTCGCAGCTCATCGTCGAGATCGACTTCGAGAACGACTCCATCGCCATCGAACCGAAATCTTATCGCACCGTCGGCATGATCGCCGACGCCCTGCATCATCCGAACCTGCGGCGCTACAAGTTCCTTGTCGTCGGACACACGAGCTCGACGGGCGACGCCAAGCACAATCTGGACCTCAGCCAGAAGCGGGCGAACGCGATCACGGAGGCATTGTCGACGACCTTCGCCATCGCCCCGGACCGCCTATTCGCTATCGGCGTCGGCGAGGAGTGGCTCGTAGATCCGTCGAACCCGCAGGCCGCCGACAATCGGCGCGTCCAGCTCGTGAACCTCGGTCTCGTGAAGTAG
- a CDS encoding cysteine rich repeat-containing protein produces MSTRTRLLGGALVAFLALSGAARADTISFADAVSTLANDCGSDIKKFCKGLNLGSGRIQNCLESHAPKVSPTCTSTLASVTTSIEQRLAAQSSFTAMCKHYVAQFCSGVVGEGNILSCLNKATRVNEGQCGQAIIDAGWR; encoded by the coding sequence ATGTCGACGAGAACCAGACTGTTAGGAGGGGCGCTGGTCGCGTTCCTGGCGCTCAGCGGTGCGGCCCGTGCCGACACCATCAGCTTTGCCGATGCGGTGAGCACGCTCGCCAACGACTGCGGATCCGACATCAAGAAGTTCTGCAAGGGCCTGAATCTCGGGAGCGGCCGCATCCAGAACTGCCTCGAATCCCATGCCCCAAAAGTCTCGCCGACCTGCACCTCGACACTGGCGAGCGTCACCACCTCGATTGAGCAGCGCCTTGCCGCCCAGTCGTCGTTCACCGCGATGTGCAAGCACTATGTCGCGCAGTTCTGCAGTGGCGTGGTGGGCGAGGGAAACATTCTTTCCTGCCTGAACAAGGCGACGCGCGTGAACGAAGGCCAGTGCGGCCAGGCCATCATCGACGCCGGCTGGCGGTGA
- a CDS encoding DUF1254 domain-containing protein, whose translation MKRATRQVYATAAVLLMGWGAAYAEAPKTKMATPIPDSIVTPESVDTRIGKLNFFDGFPDDATSEKIYDNLDFMRGVDAFLNAMPGASVEAMRVGLASQGADNNQTILIFENLMDSHSLFLTGNTESIYNLMWLDTKAGPLVVETPPNILGMIDNHWFEYVGDVGNAGPDKGKGGKYLLLPPGYEGVVPEGYHVLRSSTYGNLFFWRGFLENGSTTTAVENTRKFAKVYPLSEADNPPPMKIVNVSGKEFNTIHANNFHFYEEVNAIVQYEPNEAYHPEVLGQLAAIGIVKGKAFAPDERMKKILTEAVAVGNATARTITFKTRMKDAYYYPNSAWFTGFVGGSYEFLLQPGVRYLDARVLFHYYATGITPAMAIKRVGIGSQYAGATTDKDGKPFDGGKTYKIHMPPNIPAKEFWSFVAYDNQTRSMLQTDRQFPSIGSDKKDIVINADSSVDVWFGPTAPKGHEANWVQTVPGKGWNVLLRLYGPLEPWFDKTWKPGEFEPVE comes from the coding sequence ATGAAACGCGCGACGAGACAGGTTTACGCTACTGCCGCGGTGCTACTGATGGGCTGGGGGGCCGCGTACGCCGAAGCACCGAAGACGAAGATGGCGACGCCGATACCGGATTCGATCGTCACGCCGGAGAGCGTCGACACCAGGATTGGCAAGCTGAATTTTTTTGACGGCTTTCCGGACGACGCCACTTCGGAGAAGATTTATGACAATCTCGATTTCATGCGCGGCGTCGATGCTTTTCTCAATGCGATGCCCGGTGCATCCGTCGAAGCTATGCGGGTTGGACTGGCCAGCCAGGGCGCCGACAACAACCAGACGATCCTGATCTTCGAAAACCTCATGGACTCGCATTCGCTGTTCCTCACAGGCAACACCGAAAGCATCTACAATCTCATGTGGCTGGATACCAAAGCCGGTCCGCTGGTCGTCGAGACGCCACCCAACATCCTGGGCATGATTGACAACCACTGGTTCGAATATGTCGGCGATGTCGGCAATGCCGGCCCGGACAAGGGCAAGGGTGGAAAGTACCTGCTCTTGCCGCCGGGCTACGAGGGCGTGGTCCCCGAGGGTTATCACGTATTGCGGTCGTCGACCTACGGGAACCTGTTCTTCTGGCGCGGCTTCCTCGAAAACGGCAGTACGACGACGGCCGTCGAAAACACCAGGAAATTCGCCAAGGTCTATCCGCTTTCGGAAGCCGACAATCCACCGCCGATGAAGATCGTCAACGTCTCGGGCAAGGAGTTCAATACGATCCATGCCAATAATTTCCATTTCTACGAGGAAGTGAACGCCATCGTCCAGTACGAGCCGAACGAAGCCTATCATCCGGAAGTGCTGGGGCAGCTCGCAGCGATCGGCATCGTCAAGGGCAAAGCCTTCGCACCCGATGAACGAATGAAGAAGATCCTCACCGAAGCCGTGGCCGTCGGCAATGCGACGGCGCGCACCATTACTTTCAAGACCCGCATGAAGGACGCCTATTATTATCCGAACAGTGCCTGGTTCACCGGCTTTGTCGGCGGCAGCTACGAGTTTCTGCTGCAGCCCGGCGTTCGCTATCTGGATGCCCGCGTCCTGTTCCACTACTACGCGACGGGCATCACCCCGGCGATGGCGATAAAGCGCGTCGGCATCGGTTCGCAATATGCCGGCGCAACGACCGACAAGGACGGCAAGCCGTTCGACGGCGGCAAGACCTATAAAATTCACATGCCGCCCAACATTCCTGCAAAGGAATTCTGGTCGTTCGTGGCGTATGACAATCAGACGCGTTCGATGCTGCAGACGGACCGGCAATTCCCCAGCATCGGAAGCGACAAGAAAGACATCGTGATCAACGCGGACTCGTCGGTCGACGTCTGGTTCGGTCCGACGGCGCCGAAAGGCCATGAGGCCAACTGGGTCCAGACAGTGCCCGGCAAGGGTTGGAACGTCCTTCTTCGCCTCTATGGGCCCCTTGAGCCATGGTTCGACAAGACCTGGAAGCCAGGCGAGTTCGAACCGGTCGAGTGA
- a CDS encoding DUF2147 domain-containing protein, producing MSTGLASAAEPIVGNWKTTLGDTAAIEPCGGGFCITLKSGKHTGEKIGAFEGSGGSYSGKITDPDAKKTYNGTISVSGDTVTLKGCVMKVVCESQKWSRQ from the coding sequence ATGTCGACCGGACTGGCGAGCGCAGCCGAGCCGATCGTCGGAAACTGGAAGACCACGCTCGGCGACACCGCCGCGATCGAGCCGTGCGGCGGCGGTTTCTGCATCACGCTAAAGAGCGGCAAGCATACCGGCGAGAAGATCGGCGCGTTCGAAGGCAGCGGCGGCAGCTATTCCGGCAAGATCACCGATCCCGACGCGAAGAAGACCTACAACGGCACCATCAGCGTTTCCGGCGACACGGTCACCCTCAAAGGCTGCGTGATGAAGGTCGTCTGCGAGTCGCAGAAATGGTCACGCCAATAG
- a CDS encoding DUF4105 domain-containing protein, whose protein sequence is MPRPMAIILILPVAVIVAALTAWSSLALWYRLPLPDGGRAIGTGVFLVYGLFTVAALASRQRIRALLSFAIVFALVLFWWNSIKPEANAAWAPDVARQVTGRVEGNSLTLTDVRDFEWRSNSDFTERWTTRTYDVSKVRTVDLFMSYWAGPKIAHVIFSFGFEGGEQLAWSIEVRHKVGGGFSPLADLFKNDPLVVVAADERDVVGVRSNVRGEDVQIYRLRASAEQARNLLLEYVAEANALARTPQFYNSITTNCTTTVAKLMRVAGDKVPFDWRLIVNGYLPDYAYDRGAVDTSMPLERLREIAKIDVRARADGLSPDFSKAIRLGVPFPVVVTTP, encoded by the coding sequence ATGCCTCGACCGATGGCGATCATCCTCATCCTCCCGGTCGCCGTTATCGTGGCGGCTTTGACAGCCTGGAGTTCCCTCGCCCTATGGTATCGCCTACCCCTGCCTGATGGCGGGCGGGCGATCGGCACTGGCGTCTTCCTCGTCTACGGTCTCTTCACTGTGGCGGCGCTTGCCAGCCGGCAGCGCATCAGAGCCCTCCTTTCGTTCGCGATCGTCTTCGCGCTGGTTCTCTTCTGGTGGAACTCGATCAAGCCGGAAGCTAACGCCGCATGGGCGCCGGATGTCGCCCGCCAGGTCACGGGTCGTGTCGAGGGAAATTCGCTGACCTTGACCGATGTCCGGGACTTCGAGTGGCGAAGCAATTCCGACTTTACGGAGCGCTGGACGACGCGAACCTACGATGTCAGCAAGGTGAGGACGGTCGACCTGTTCATGTCATACTGGGCGGGGCCGAAGATCGCGCATGTGATCTTCAGCTTCGGCTTCGAAGGCGGCGAACAGCTCGCCTGGTCGATCGAGGTGCGCCACAAGGTTGGGGGCGGATTTTCTCCCCTTGCCGATCTCTTCAAGAACGACCCGCTGGTGGTTGTTGCCGCGGACGAACGCGACGTCGTCGGCGTCCGCTCCAACGTGCGTGGCGAGGACGTCCAAATCTATCGGCTGAGAGCCAGTGCCGAGCAGGCGCGGAACCTGCTGCTCGAGTACGTCGCGGAGGCAAATGCGCTCGCCCGGACGCCACAGTTCTACAACTCGATCACGACGAACTGCACGACGACCGTCGCCAAGCTGATGCGGGTCGCAGGAGACAAGGTGCCGTTCGACTGGCGGCTGATCGTCAACGGTTATCTTCCCGACTACGCCTATGACCGGGGAGCCGTCGACACCTCGATGCCGCTCGAACGCCTGCGGGAGATTGCCAAGATCGACGTGCGGGCGCGGGCGGATGGATTGTCGCCCGACTTCTCGAAGGCCATCCGTCTCGGCGTGCCCTTCCCGGTCGTCGTCACTACGCCGTAA